In Mastigocladopsis repens PCC 10914, a single window of DNA contains:
- a CDS encoding DUF262 domain-containing protein yields the protein MSLQEEIDKTRQEIRTDGYSMSIGEWISLYENNEIDIHPDFQRFFRWSDHQKSTFIESILLGIPIPPVFVSQRDDGIWDVIDGLQRLSTIYEFVGIFKPDVQEQDTSSTQTQNKPLLALQKTTYLPSLEGKKWDDPDDKDNSLTQAQRLLIKRAKIAVNIVEKESDSMIKYELFQRLNTGGSIATPQEVRNCILLMLDKDLYKLMRSLADRESFKSCIALSDRLYEEQYDMELVLRFILLFDKDDNSIQTLGGDVSVFLTDRMRDMAFKKDWDGSHIERAFDVTFNILNEVMGDNSFKRYKSENDRFLGGFLLSAYEVVALGIGYNYQNPPPTDQISERIKNIWSDPTYQKWSGAGVNAARRLPYLIPLGRKVFSPL from the coding sequence ATGTCTCTACAAGAAGAGATTGACAAAACAAGGCAAGAAATTCGGACAGATGGCTACTCAATGTCTATTGGCGAGTGGATCAGTCTTTATGAGAACAATGAAATCGATATTCACCCAGATTTTCAAAGGTTTTTTCGTTGGTCAGATCATCAAAAATCCACTTTTATCGAATCAATTCTTTTAGGCATACCGATTCCGCCAGTTTTTGTTAGTCAAAGAGATGATGGTATTTGGGATGTTATCGATGGTTTACAGAGACTGTCAACTATATATGAATTTGTGGGTATTTTTAAACCCGATGTTCAAGAACAAGATACATCATCTACTCAAACACAAAATAAACCTTTGTTAGCTTTACAAAAAACTACATATTTACCTTCCTTAGAAGGTAAAAAGTGGGATGATCCAGATGATAAAGATAACTCTTTAACTCAGGCACAGCGTTTATTGATAAAGCGAGCAAAAATCGCAGTTAATATTGTTGAAAAAGAAAGTGATTCAATGATTAAATACGAGCTATTTCAGCGATTAAATACAGGAGGCTCAATTGCGACACCACAAGAAGTCAGAAATTGCATTCTTTTGATGTTGGATAAAGATTTATATAAATTGATGCGTTCACTTGCAGATCGTGAGTCGTTTAAAAGCTGTATTGCTTTGAGCGATAGACTTTATGAAGAACAGTATGATATGGAATTAGTATTGCGTTTTATTCTTCTATTTGATAAAGATGATAACAGTATTCAAACTTTGGGTGGAGATGTGAGCGTTTTTTTAACAGATAGAATGCGTGACATGGCTTTTAAAAAAGATTGGGATGGTAGCCATATAGAGAGAGCATTCGATGTGACATTCAATATTCTTAATGAAGTTATGGGGGATAATAGCTTCAAGCGATATAAATCGGAGAATGATAGATTCCTTGGAGGATTTTTATTATCTGCATATGAGGTAGTAGCACTAGGAATTGGATACAACTATCAAAATCCACCTCCAACAGACCAAATATCTGAGCGTATCAAAAATATTTGGTCAGATCCAACTTATCAAAAATGGTCAGGAGCGGGGGTGAATGCGGCAAGACGTTTACCCTATCTTATTCCGCTTGGTAGAAAGGTATTTTCACCTTTATGA
- a CDS encoding AbrB/MazE/SpoVT family DNA-binding domain-containing protein: MEITKVTNEGQVIIPEQLRKSHGWEAGQELVVIDTGEGILLKPKKPFAETTLNDVAGCLKYQSTPKSLDDMDDAIRQGVEESWLCCDV; encoded by the coding sequence ATGGAAATAACAAAAGTAACAAACGAAGGACAAGTAATTATTCCTGAACAATTACGAAAATCTCATGGCTGGGAAGCTGGTCAGGAGTTGGTTGTAATTGATACAGGTGAAGGAATTCTTCTCAAGCCTAAAAAACCTTTTGCAGAAACCACCTTAAATGATGTTGCAGGTTGCTTAAAATATCAAAGCACACCAAAATCCTTAGATGATATGGATGATGCTATCCGTCAAGGTGTAGAGGAATCATGGCTTTGTTGCGATGTTTAA
- a CDS encoding MAE_28990/MAE_18760 family HEPN-like nuclease, which produces MSIRTAEQLSDKLSGDLAWRKKELSEIKSLVEAKNVSEQRHKALLRSGVCILYSHWEGFVKLAANSYLEYVRSKKLTYKELSSNFLALAMKEKLKEAKETNKPSLYIPVCDFFLSELNQRCILPKDAISTALNLSSEILKEITDILGIDFSLYSTKSVLIDTKLLKTRNEIAHGNYSVFDKGEYIELHLEVIGMLDIFRNQIENAAIEKKFMQISS; this is translated from the coding sequence ATGAGCATCCGAACTGCTGAACAATTAAGTGATAAGCTGTCTGGTGATCTTGCTTGGCGAAAGAAAGAACTTTCAGAAATCAAATCTTTGGTAGAAGCGAAAAATGTTTCTGAGCAAAGACATAAAGCATTACTTCGGAGTGGAGTATGTATTCTCTATTCCCATTGGGAAGGTTTTGTTAAATTAGCAGCCAACTCTTATCTAGAATATGTTAGGTCAAAAAAGCTTACCTATAAGGAGCTTTCTAGTAATTTTTTAGCTTTGGCGATGAAAGAAAAACTTAAGGAGGCAAAAGAGACAAATAAGCCATCATTGTATATACCTGTTTGTGACTTCTTTCTTTCCGAATTAAATCAAAGATGTATCCTACCTAAAGATGCCATATCTACTGCATTGAATCTCTCTTCTGAAATTTTAAAAGAAATAACTGATATTCTTGGAATAGACTTTTCACTCTACTCTACTAAGTCGGTGTTAATCGATACTAAGCTTTTAAAGACAAGGAACGAAATTGCACACGGTAATTATTCAGTCTTTGATAAGGGTGAATATATAGAGTTACACCTAGAAGTTATAGGAATGCTTGATATATTTCGTAACCAGATAGAAAATGCAGCTATAGAGAAAAAATTTATGCAGATTTCATCTTGA
- a CDS encoding glycosyltransferase: MTHFGLICPASTGHLNTMLPLGKELQKRGHRVTLIGVVDAQPKTLAAGLEFQAIGESEFPTGAIAQSLTNLGKLSGIAATAYTMSLLKQMAAVILRDAPKVIKQAGVEALLIDQVSPEGAIVAEFLGIPFVTICSAVVLNQEESVPPHFTNWRYHPAWWARLRNKVSYELVNGIGKSIMEVMAKYRRECNLPPLSLTNNGYSQLAQISQQPAELEFPRQHLPKYFHFTGPFHSLDGREPVAFPYEKLTGQPLIYASMGTIQNRLQSVFRDIAQACEGLDVQLVISLGGALEPEALPKLPGEPLIVKYAPQLDLLKKTTLTITHAGLNTTLESLSNGVPMVAIPVANDQPGVAARIAWTGAGEFIPLSRLSVPKLGAAIQRVLTQDSYKQNALRLQAAIRRAGGVTRAADIVEKAISTGKPVLA; this comes from the coding sequence ATGACTCATTTTGGACTGATTTGTCCTGCGTCAACTGGTCATCTCAACACTATGCTCCCCTTAGGGAAAGAACTCCAAAAGCGCGGTCATCGCGTTACCTTGATCGGGGTTGTTGATGCTCAACCCAAGACACTAGCAGCAGGATTGGAATTCCAAGCGATTGGTGAATCTGAGTTTCCCACTGGGGCGATCGCACAATCTTTGACAAACCTTGGGAAACTTAGCGGAATCGCAGCAACAGCATACACTATGAGTTTGCTCAAGCAGATGGCGGCTGTCATCCTTCGGGATGCACCGAAAGTGATCAAACAAGCAGGTGTAGAAGCACTGTTAATAGACCAGGTTTCACCAGAGGGAGCAATTGTTGCAGAATTTTTGGGCATTCCCTTCGTGACCATATGCAGTGCTGTCGTACTTAATCAAGAAGAGAGTGTTCCTCCTCATTTCACAAACTGGCGCTATCATCCAGCCTGGTGGGCGCGCCTCCGCAACAAAGTAAGTTACGAGTTGGTCAACGGCATTGGCAAATCCATCATGGAGGTGATGGCTAAATATCGGCGAGAGTGCAACTTGCCCCCACTTTCTCTCACCAATAATGGTTATTCTCAACTCGCTCAGATCAGTCAACAACCTGCTGAATTGGAATTTCCCAGGCAGCATTTGCCCAAATATTTCCATTTTACAGGACCATTTCATAGTCTAGATGGTCGCGAACCTGTTGCTTTCCCATATGAAAAGTTGACTGGGCAACCGTTGATTTATGCTTCAATGGGAACTATACAAAATCGGCTACAGTCTGTTTTCCGTGATATTGCCCAAGCGTGTGAGGGGTTGGATGTTCAGTTGGTGATTTCTTTGGGAGGCGCACTTGAACCAGAAGCACTGCCCAAGCTGCCTGGAGAGCCTTTGATTGTCAAATATGCACCCCAACTGGATTTGCTGAAAAAAACCACCCTCACGATTACCCATGCAGGATTAAATACCACATTGGAATCCTTAAGTAACGGTGTACCAATGGTTGCCATTCCTGTTGCGAATGACCAGCCAGGGGTAGCGGCGCGTATTGCGTGGACTGGCGCTGGAGAATTTATACCCCTGTCTCGCTTAAGTGTTCCCAAGCTGGGAGCGGCTATACAGCGCGTGCTTACACAAGACTCTTACAAGCAGAATGCTCTTAGGTTACAAGCAGCCATTCGCCGTGCTGGGGGAGTGACTCGCGCTGCCGATATTGTTGAAAAAGCAATATCTACAGGTAAGCCCGTTTTGGCTTAA